The Sulfurimonas hydrogeniphila genome includes a window with the following:
- a CDS encoding phosphatidylserine decarboxylase has product MKNNLFIISKNGYKYILYTLFAALVFWLLDLEFFSFSAFVLALFFMYSFRNPERENTFLDDKAVVSPVDGTVKSIDTLESGEYAYRIVIESDYRNVGILRIPLSGHLENVKTTRGARTSKKSKLFYDLNERAELLFVDTHNNKIKVLHRLKQSFAPIAIEIPVRETLHKGTRYGFATNSVTELYLPKNFRLDTKVNNEVQAVHSLIGYFT; this is encoded by the coding sequence ATGAAAAATAACCTTTTTATTATAAGCAAAAACGGGTATAAATATATTCTTTATACCTTGTTTGCCGCCCTGGTATTTTGGCTTTTGGATTTAGAGTTTTTTTCATTTTCTGCTTTTGTTCTTGCACTGTTTTTTATGTACAGTTTCAGAAATCCGGAAAGAGAGAATACTTTTTTGGATGACAAAGCCGTAGTCTCTCCTGTTGACGGCACTGTAAAATCTATAGATACACTTGAAAGCGGTGAGTATGCCTACAGAATAGTTATAGAATCAGATTACAGAAATGTCGGTATATTGCGGATCCCCTTAAGCGGACATCTTGAGAATGTCAAAACCACAAGGGGGGCAAGAACATCAAAAAAATCAAAGCTCTTTTATGATTTAAATGAACGTGCAGAACTTTTGTTTGTAGATACCCATAACAATAAAATAAAAGTTCTCCATAGACTCAAGCAGAGTTTTGCGCCGATTGCTATAGAAATCCCAGTCAGAGAAACCTTGCACAAAGGGACAAGATACGGGTTTGCAACGAACAGTGTTACCGAACTGTATCTTCCAAAGAATTTCAGACTGGACACTAAAGTAAACAATGAAGTCCAGGCAGTTCACTCTCTAATCGGTTATTTTACTTAG
- a CDS encoding tetratricopeptide repeat protein — protein sequence MADAQEEIIIIEDSDAVLHSHEQTDEFLDENDEESKQKKIILFGGIAVIVVLLIAVTALLLIKKSSTKKVDNFSLLENKLEKAKAPVIEQSKLENMIAKANYLYATGAKEKALALYENIAYYSQAISQYNLGVAQMKNKQYALALKTFQNAILNDEKRCVSAINAAVCSLHVKDQSSFKYYIDLAYAYLPYEINSPLYSYYYTLISYYNKNYLGALNALKNTDHPAYPVIQNHLSAKINALYNNNYDAIDALEKINEEVDDFSLALLYARIGDFNLAIDHLNTAITKNNQPLRAKLARSYINLKAGHTKKAASQLKKVTDEYPQKIYKIYPVSVKLKDALFDPQKAQTLYRKKIQNSKFLNFQKIFYFSPYKIFNANQTISYIRKGNANIYIDNIQSAQQYLKKSYSASNVDIGITKAIKKALSLKIREANQDLQQLVKIQPKHSILHYNLALTYAQMGDMLQANKHFLRSYHLDAKNYLSGVYAVMTSKLINKDYTKLESILKDSLSGENSSEEIDLYNTLLHINDNDYLSAIEWLDKDYKQRPLYLMLKVLIGMKTKNLDRAKSAASKLTVIFPHDILPHMIYIDTHFTGYSIPKYAEEVLKYLNTQQFTYTDLYYGPFITRYTYIQEHLITGRLYYLQEQLKYVLQTKDTDIQDIESALALTLLYNKNFEEAYTHYNHLIDELKVQDAYTLYLGAVASTAAKHHANAIALLELSKMKNENFYEARYALALLYMEIKNNEGAAIQLQKIDDDSFESEYFEFNIDTDKLLFMKEHPNG from the coding sequence ATGGCTGATGCACAAGAAGAGATAATAATCATAGAAGACAGCGATGCAGTATTGCATTCGCATGAGCAAACTGACGAATTTCTTGATGAAAATGATGAAGAATCCAAACAGAAAAAAATCATTCTTTTTGGAGGAATTGCTGTTATTGTTGTGTTGCTTATTGCTGTTACCGCACTCTTGCTGATAAAAAAATCCTCTACAAAAAAAGTTGACAATTTCAGTCTCCTGGAAAACAAGCTTGAAAAAGCAAAAGCTCCCGTTATAGAACAGAGTAAACTTGAAAATATGATTGCCAAAGCAAATTATCTCTATGCAACAGGCGCAAAAGAAAAAGCTCTGGCTCTGTATGAAAATATTGCCTACTATTCGCAGGCCATCTCACAATACAATCTTGGTGTTGCCCAAATGAAAAACAAGCAGTATGCACTGGCGTTGAAAACATTTCAAAATGCGATACTCAATGATGAGAAAAGATGTGTAAGCGCTATAAATGCGGCAGTATGTTCATTACATGTAAAGGATCAATCCAGTTTTAAATACTACATCGACCTGGCTTATGCCTATTTGCCATATGAGATCAATTCGCCTTTGTACTCATATTACTATACCCTTATAAGCTATTATAACAAAAACTATCTTGGTGCTTTAAATGCTCTCAAAAATACAGATCATCCTGCATATCCGGTTATACAAAATCATTTAAGCGCGAAAATCAATGCTTTGTATAACAATAACTATGATGCAATTGATGCTTTGGAAAAAATAAATGAAGAGGTAGATGATTTCAGCCTGGCTCTGCTGTATGCGCGGATAGGTGACTTTAATCTTGCAATTGACCATCTTAACACTGCTATCACAAAAAACAATCAGCCACTCAGGGCAAAACTGGCACGCAGTTACATAAACCTTAAAGCAGGACATACAAAAAAAGCGGCATCACAACTCAAAAAAGTTACAGATGAATATCCGCAAAAAATTTATAAGATTTATCCTGTAAGTGTCAAACTCAAAGATGCTTTATTTGACCCCCAAAAAGCTCAAACCCTCTACAGGAAAAAAATTCAGAATTCAAAATTTCTTAATTTTCAGAAAATATTTTATTTTTCACCCTATAAAATTTTTAATGCAAACCAGACAATCAGCTACATTAGAAAAGGAAATGCAAATATATATATTGACAATATCCAATCTGCCCAGCAATATCTGAAAAAAAGCTATTCTGCATCAAATGTTGATATAGGCATAACAAAAGCCATTAAAAAGGCTCTTTCTTTAAAAATTCGAGAGGCAAACCAGGATTTGCAGCAACTTGTTAAAATACAGCCCAAACACTCTATTTTACACTATAATTTAGCCTTGACCTATGCACAAATGGGAGATATGCTCCAGGCAAACAAACACTTTTTACGTTCCTATCACTTAGATGCCAAAAACTATCTTTCCGGTGTTTATGCTGTCATGACCAGCAAACTTATAAATAAAGATTACACAAAACTGGAATCTATTTTGAAAGATTCCCTCTCCGGCGAAAACAGCAGTGAAGAGATTGACTTGTACAATACTCTTTTACATATCAACGACAATGACTATCTCTCAGCAATTGAATGGCTTGACAAAGACTACAAACAAAGACCTTTGTATCTTATGCTCAAGGTACTTATTGGAATGAAAACAAAAAATTTGGACAGAGCAAAATCTGCTGCATCCAAACTCACAGTCATCTTTCCTCATGATATCCTGCCGCATATGATCTATATAGATACGCATTTTACTGGGTATAGCATACCAAAATACGCAGAAGAGGTCTTGAAATACTTAAACACTCAGCAATTCACCTATACTGATTTATATTACGGCCCTTTCATTACAAGATACACATATATACAGGAACATTTAATCACCGGAAGGCTTTACTACCTACAAGAGCAGCTAAAGTATGTTTTACAGACAAAAGATACTGATATACAGGACATAGAAAGTGCTTTGGCTTTGACACTCCTGTATAATAAAAACTTTGAAGAAGCCTATACCCATTACAATCATTTAATTGACGAGTTGAAAGTACAGGATGCTTATACACTCTATTTGGGAGCTGTTGCATCAACTGCGGCCAAACATCATGCCAATGCAATAGCATTGCTTGAGTTGTCAAAAATGAAAAATGAAAATTTTTATGAAGCCAGATATGCACTCGCCCTTTTGTATATGGAGATCAAGAACAATGAAGGAGCAGCCATTCAACTGCAAAAAATAGATGATGACAGCTTCGAATCAGAATATTTTGAATTTAATATCGATACAGACAAACTCTTGTTTATGAAAGAGCATCCCAATGGATAA